The Brassica oleracea var. oleracea cultivar TO1000 chromosome C6, BOL, whole genome shotgun sequence genome includes a region encoding these proteins:
- the LOC106296582 gene encoding UPF0725 protein At1g19060-like isoform X3, translating into MVAFLSGYPRKEVDRLRRSYMKEVNKSEGFDVSGLPVPDSAPGLTEHICNDTCSPLILLYAKLGLHRYNLVQTRVNELRYGELVLECCTARPLGETHICGIKKSSDHKPVEDLLHTFPEWPPKNPFKKSKRCYVLKKSELRENDDWIRLYLELAVATTNRNTLENHLVSNLKIVKVAIDTTSTQEGLDLFAIVYIRYKDSCEARVGKDVDRVAVVRRFFNEGMGSFSLVGQNLGIIQKKSNKQLLRFKPWLLYTPRWRLKAYRHSGLTLSRRVPKTRSMEFFLSQFTFRDDFTKKGKESECETVL; encoded by the exons ATGGTTGCTTTCTTGTCTGGGTATCCAAGGAAGGAGGTTGATCGCCTTAGGAGGAGCTATATGAAAGAAGTGAATAAATCCGAG GGGTTCGATGTCAGTGGTCTTCCAGTACCAGACTCTGCTCCTGGACTAACTGAACACATCTGTAATGATACTTGTTCCCCCTTAATCCTCCTTTATGCTAAGTTAGGCCTTCATCGTTACAATTTGGTCCAG ACTAGAGTTAATGAACTACGCTATGGCGAATTGGTTTTGGAATGCTGTACTGCTAGACCTCTTG GCGAAACCCACATATGTGGAATCAAGAAAAGCAGTGATCACAAACCTGTGGAAGACTTGCTCCATACCTTTCCTGAGTGGCCGCCCAAGAATCCTTTTAAGAAATCAAAGAGATGTTACGTT CTGAAGAAGTCAGAGTTGCGAGAGAATGATGATTGGATTCGTCTCTACTTGGAACTTGCAGTTGCCACGACTAATAGGAACACCCTTGAGAACCATCTTGTGTCCAACTTGAAGATTGTCAAAGTAGCTATAGATACTACTAGTACCCAAGAGGGACTCGACTTATTTGCAATTGTCTACATAAGATACAAGGACTCGTGCGAGGCTCGAGTTGGTAAGGATGTTGATCGCGTAGCTGTAGTCAGAAGATTCTTCAATGAGGGCATGGGATCCTTCAGTCTAGTGGGCCAAAACCTGGGTATTATACAAAAAAAGAGTAACAAACAACTTTTGCGTTTCAAACCGTGGCTGTTGTATACTCCTAGGTGGCGGCTCAAGGCATACAGACACAGTGGCCTTACCTTGTCTCGTCGTGTGCCCAAGACGAGATCCATGGAGTTTTTCTTGAGCCAATTCACGTTCAGAGATGATTTTACCAAAAAAGGAAAAGAATCAGAGTGCGAAACTGTCCTCTAA
- the LOC106296582 gene encoding UPF0725 protein At3g19520-like isoform X1, which yields MVAFLSGYPRKEVDRLRRSYMKEVNKSEGFDVSGLPVPDSAPGLTEHICNDTCSPLILLYAKLGLHRYNLVQGKNLQPSSVKKYNKSMGSVNSSYYITLVAIDPATQLLQTFQTRVNELRYGELVLECCTARPLGETHICGIKKSSDHKPVEDLLHTFPEWPPKNPFKKSKRCYVLKKSELRENDDWIRLYLELAVATTNRNTLENHLVSNLKIVKVAIDTTSTQEGLDLFAIVYIRYKDSCEARVGKDVDRVAVVRRFFNEGMGSFSLVGQNLGIIQKKSNKQLLRFKPWLLYTPRWRLKAYRHSGLTLSRRVPKTRSMEFFLSQFTFRDDFTKKGKESECETVL from the exons ATGGTTGCTTTCTTGTCTGGGTATCCAAGGAAGGAGGTTGATCGCCTTAGGAGGAGCTATATGAAAGAAGTGAATAAATCCGAG GGGTTCGATGTCAGTGGTCTTCCAGTACCAGACTCTGCTCCTGGACTAACTGAACACATCTGTAATGATACTTGTTCCCCCTTAATCCTCCTTTATGCTAAGTTAGGCCTTCATCGTTACAATTTGGTCCAG GGGAAAAACTTACAGCCCAGTAGCGTTAAGAAATACAACAAGTCCATGGGTTCTGTTAATTCCTCTTACTACATAACTTTGGTAGCTATTGATCCAGCTACCCAGTTGCTTCAAACTTTTCAGACTAGAGTTAATGAACTACGCTATGGCGAATTGGTTTTGGAATGCTGTACTGCTAGACCTCTTG GCGAAACCCACATATGTGGAATCAAGAAAAGCAGTGATCACAAACCTGTGGAAGACTTGCTCCATACCTTTCCTGAGTGGCCGCCCAAGAATCCTTTTAAGAAATCAAAGAGATGTTACGTT CTGAAGAAGTCAGAGTTGCGAGAGAATGATGATTGGATTCGTCTCTACTTGGAACTTGCAGTTGCCACGACTAATAGGAACACCCTTGAGAACCATCTTGTGTCCAACTTGAAGATTGTCAAAGTAGCTATAGATACTACTAGTACCCAAGAGGGACTCGACTTATTTGCAATTGTCTACATAAGATACAAGGACTCGTGCGAGGCTCGAGTTGGTAAGGATGTTGATCGCGTAGCTGTAGTCAGAAGATTCTTCAATGAGGGCATGGGATCCTTCAGTCTAGTGGGCCAAAACCTGGGTATTATACAAAAAAAGAGTAACAAACAACTTTTGCGTTTCAAACCGTGGCTGTTGTATACTCCTAGGTGGCGGCTCAAGGCATACAGACACAGTGGCCTTACCTTGTCTCGTCGTGTGCCCAAGACGAGATCCATGGAGTTTTTCTTGAGCCAATTCACGTTCAGAGATGATTTTACCAAAAAAGGAAAAGAATCAGAGTGCGAAACTGTCCTCTAA
- the LOC106296582 gene encoding UPF0725 protein At3g19520-like isoform X2, whose amino-acid sequence MVAFLSGYPRKEVDRLRRSYMKEVNKSEGFDVSGLPVPDSAPGLTEHICNDTCSPLILLYAKLGLHRYNLVQGKNLQPSSVKKYNKSMGSVNSSYYITLVAIDPATQLLQTFQTRVNELRYGELVLECCTARPLGETHICGIKKSSDHKPVEDLLHTFPEWPPKNPFKKSKRCYLKKSELRENDDWIRLYLELAVATTNRNTLENHLVSNLKIVKVAIDTTSTQEGLDLFAIVYIRYKDSCEARVGKDVDRVAVVRRFFNEGMGSFSLVGQNLGIIQKKSNKQLLRFKPWLLYTPRWRLKAYRHSGLTLSRRVPKTRSMEFFLSQFTFRDDFTKKGKESECETVL is encoded by the exons ATGGTTGCTTTCTTGTCTGGGTATCCAAGGAAGGAGGTTGATCGCCTTAGGAGGAGCTATATGAAAGAAGTGAATAAATCCGAG GGGTTCGATGTCAGTGGTCTTCCAGTACCAGACTCTGCTCCTGGACTAACTGAACACATCTGTAATGATACTTGTTCCCCCTTAATCCTCCTTTATGCTAAGTTAGGCCTTCATCGTTACAATTTGGTCCAG GGGAAAAACTTACAGCCCAGTAGCGTTAAGAAATACAACAAGTCCATGGGTTCTGTTAATTCCTCTTACTACATAACTTTGGTAGCTATTGATCCAGCTACCCAGTTGCTTCAAACTTTTCAGACTAGAGTTAATGAACTACGCTATGGCGAATTGGTTTTGGAATGCTGTACTGCTAGACCTCTTG GCGAAACCCACATATGTGGAATCAAGAAAAGCAGTGATCACAAACCTGTGGAAGACTTGCTCCATACCTTTCCTGAGTGGCCGCCCAAGAATCCTTTTAAGAAATCAAAGAGATGTTAC CTGAAGAAGTCAGAGTTGCGAGAGAATGATGATTGGATTCGTCTCTACTTGGAACTTGCAGTTGCCACGACTAATAGGAACACCCTTGAGAACCATCTTGTGTCCAACTTGAAGATTGTCAAAGTAGCTATAGATACTACTAGTACCCAAGAGGGACTCGACTTATTTGCAATTGTCTACATAAGATACAAGGACTCGTGCGAGGCTCGAGTTGGTAAGGATGTTGATCGCGTAGCTGTAGTCAGAAGATTCTTCAATGAGGGCATGGGATCCTTCAGTCTAGTGGGCCAAAACCTGGGTATTATACAAAAAAAGAGTAACAAACAACTTTTGCGTTTCAAACCGTGGCTGTTGTATACTCCTAGGTGGCGGCTCAAGGCATACAGACACAGTGGCCTTACCTTGTCTCGTCGTGTGCCCAAGACGAGATCCATGGAGTTTTTCTTGAGCCAATTCACGTTCAGAGATGATTTTACCAAAAAAGGAAAAGAATCAGAGTGCGAAACTGTCCTCTAA